A single window of Vigna unguiculata cultivar IT97K-499-35 chromosome 1, ASM411807v1, whole genome shotgun sequence DNA harbors:
- the LOC114186341 gene encoding WEB family protein At2g40480 produces the protein MAETRDAAAAADGVPGTPAIREVRPEAGSHGGIGSCGIRRVNFRAEIDTSPPFGSVKEAVTRFGGSGPWIPFFNSIEDFDIKKVEEQAAELEKDLIVKELETLDVLEELGATKRIVEDLKQQLQKEAMKCFASRDVNSYEQVGTPIIKEMDKENCGNNLNNQEQMMQIPSPCSIMSSSPDMILMELKQAKLNLGKTINELGVIQSSVESLNKKMKKEKIFLERTREKLASKFAAVSALERVQEQTKLNPAASHVECGSGNPTNTVRNLNSDSGQCNRMVETRRSEPSKPLSVYEEYGFSVKTAEMRWLAAKKMEEAAKAAEAIALAEIKALSNADRSSGYVLPEPEKVTFAFGDRSPLNSKAQIPEESTLKKVIDARFQIDETKVSKLSILKKLEEATEEVLHSKKVLTDALNRVESANKKQHAVEEALRRWIPEDDLRRYNTIYCNKLNHGGICEDSVHDDVTRSTPKATLRPTISMRDVLSRKQVPEGHATRKEMEEHTERQKVALSQMLEALREDLTLPTKPEKDGSNQKQFMPQRKKFGFIQISLPPLTKPNKKRT, from the exons ATGGCAGAAACTCGAgacgccgccgccgccgccgatGGGGTGCCCGGAACGCCCGCCATAAGGGAAGTCAGACCCGAGGCGGGGAGCCATGGCGGAATCGGGTCGTGCGGAATTCGGAGAGTGAATTTCCGAGCGGAGATTGACACGTCACCGCCGTTTGGGTCGGTTAAAGAGGCCGTGACCCGTTTTGGAGGTAGCGGGCCTTGGATACCGTTTTTT AACAGCATTGAagattttgatataaagaaagtGGAGGAACAGGCAGCAGAGTTGGAAAAGGATTTGATTGTGAAAGAACTTGAAACTCTTGACGTGCTGGAAGAACTGGGAGCTACTAAGAGAATTGTGGAGGACTTGAAGCAGCAATTGCAAAAAGAGGCTATGAAATGTTTTGCATCACGAGATGTAAATTCATATGAACAAGTTGGAACTCCCATTATTAAGGAAATGGATAAGGAAAATTGTGGAAACAATCTGAATAATCAAGAACAGATGATGCAAATTCCAAGCCCGTGCTCTATCATGTCATCATCACCTGATATGATCCTAATGGAGTTGAAGCAAGCCAAGTTGAATTTAGGCAAAACTATAAATGAACTTGGGGTTATACAATCCTCTGTTGAGTCTTTGaataagaagatgaagaaagagaaaatttttcTGGAGAGGACACGGGAAAAGCTAGCATCAAAGTTTGCAGCAGTTTCTGCTCTGGAGAGGGTCCAAGAGCAGACAAAACTAAATCCAGCAGCATCTCATGTAGAATGTGGCTCAGGTAACCCTACTAATACTGTAAGAAATCTCAATTCTGATTCCGGACAGTGCAATAGAATGGTTGAAACTAGAAGATCTGAACCTTCAAAACCCTTAAGTGTGTATGAAGAATATGGATTCAGTGTTAAGACTGCTGAGATGAGGTGGCTCGCTGCTAAAAAGATGGAAGAAGCTGCAAAAGCAGCAGAAGCTATTGCTCTTGCTGAAATCAAGGCTCTATCTAATGCTGACAGATCTTCAGGATATGTTCTGCCAGAGCCTGAGAAAGTCACTTTTGCTTTTGGAGATCGTTCTCCCCTAAACTCCAAGGCTCAGATACCAGAGGAGTCAACTTTGAAGAAGGTAATAGATGCAAGGTTTCAAATTGACGAAACAAAAGTTTCTAAACTGAGTATTTTGAAGAAGTTGGAGGAAGCAACCGAGGAAGTTCTACACAGCAAAAAAGTCTTGACAGATGCTTTAAACAGAGTTGAATCTGCAAACAAAAAGCAACATGCTGTTGAAGAGGCTCTGAGGAGATGGATTCCAGAGGATGATCTTAGAAGGTATAACACTATTTATTGTAACAAGCTTAATCATGGTGGAATCTGTGAAGATTCTGTGCATGATGATGTAACCAGGTCAACTCCAAAGGCAACATTAAGACCCACAATTTCTATGAGAGATGTACTTAGCAGAAAACAGGTTCCCGAAGGACATGCTACAAGAAAGGAAATGGAAGAGCACACTGAAAGACAAAAGGTGGCGTTAAGTCAAATGCTTGAAGCATTGAGGGAAGATCTAACTCTTCCAACAAAGCCTGAGAAAGATGGGAGCAATCAGAAGCAGTTCATGCCACAGAGGAAGAAATTTGGATTCATTCAAATATCACTCCCCCCATTGACAAAACCAAACAAGAAAAGGACATAA
- the LOC114164404 gene encoding uncharacterized protein LOC114164404 yields the protein MLSEGANNHSSKMSFRITKDDRFFSRLMAKEATTPNSSSRIFYYGETSVAVPFTWEAQPGTPKHPLSHTSLPPLTPPPSYFSNSHSAKGTTSKPNNIFSTIFPRILGQRKSHHDSPPTSSRSPSSSPSFSFRDKGRSPSFSHPLKHKCSNGFRWCYPFGSMIRNVNVSHGAD from the coding sequence ATGTTGAGTGAGGGTGCGAACAATCACTCATCCAAAATGTCCTTCAGAATAACAAAAGATGATAGGTTTTTCTCGAGGCTAATGGCGAAGGAAGCCACCACCCCAAACTCCTCTTCGAGGATCTTCTATTACGGAGAAACTTCGGTTGCTGTTCCTTTCACCTGGGAGGCACAACCTGGTACCCCCAAACACCCTTTGTCTCACACATCTCTACCACCTCTCACACCCCCACCTTCCTATTTTTCAAACTCACACAGTGCCAAGGGAACAACCTCCAAGCCCAACAACATCTTCTCAACCATTTTTCCAAGGATTTTAGGGCAAAGAAAGTCTCATCATGACTCACCACCAACGTCTTCTAGGTCACCTTCTTCGTCGCCCTCGTTTTCCTTCAGAGACAAAGGAAGAAGCCCCTCCTTCTCACACCCTTTGAAACACAAATGTTCCAATGGGTTTAGATGGTGCTATCCTTTTGGGAGCATGATCAGGAACGTAAATGTAAGCCATGGTGCGGATTAG